In Lotus japonicus ecotype B-129 chromosome 5, LjGifu_v1.2, one genomic interval encodes:
- the LOC130720843 gene encoding uncharacterized protein LOC130720843: MKGGRKRSRHASTSEDPADRHERLHASTRRGDHIAATQAVEASAPSPSPSATPVEAPLATPAPSATPVGAPSATPAPSATRAPAELDPAPLSPMAELPRQETSSSEPSGEESSSSSELSGEEEEPLILQEEIDAADVMPDVVPEGGVEGGADDDLIQRVAPFPGGPEDLSLLAHYPDHKAPWTWQALLRTDPRYVDRRTLRVATVGGKVWNLPCDGDSEAHTHVRQLLQQTGLYHLPWCGLPETDPAVVLALVERWHEETSSFHMPFGEMTITLDDVSALLHLPTGSRFYTPGRGERDEVAALCAQLLGGSVAAYLAEFESAGGQNIRFITLKTMYTSAMDGGRYEDAARIWLVNQLAATLVASSFVGTQGVAFSAIRGAAAAGGRARGGRPRGGGARGGRARGEGDPGEGVRGGRARVPRGRRGRGRGE, from the exons atgaagggcgggagGAAGAGGTCACGACATGCTTCTACTAGTGAGGATCCAGCGGATCGACACGagcgcttgcatgcttctacCAGGCGCGGCGACCATATTGCAGCCACTCAGGCggtagaggcttcagctccGTCTCCATCCCCATCTGCTACTCCGGTCGAGGCTCCGTTAGCTACCCCGGCTCCATCTGCTACTCCGGTCGGGGCTCCGTCAGCTACCCCCGCTCCGTCTGCTACTAGGGCTCCGGCTGAGCTGGACCCTGCTCCATTGTCTCCGATGGCTGAGTTACCTCGTCaggagacatcttcttctgAGCCTAGTGGCGaggagtcttcttcttcttctgagcttagtggtgaggaggaggagcctcttattctgcaggaggagattgatgctgctgatgtTATGCCAGATGTGGTGCCAGAGGGCGGTGTAGAGGGCGGTGCGGATGACGACCTCATCCAGAGGGTGGCACCGTTTCCCGGGGGGCCTGAGGATCTGTCGCTTCTTGCGCATTATCCTGACCACAAGGCTCCTTGGACGTGGCAGGCACTTCTTCGCACAGACCCGCGGTACGTGGACCGTCGGACATTGAGGGTGGCCACTGTTGGGGGGAAGGTATGGAACCTCCCCTGTGATGGCGATTCAGAGGCCCACACACATGTGCGACAGCTGCTGCAGCAGACGGGTTTGTATCACCTACCTTGGTGCGGGTTACCGGAGACAGACCCAGCTGTCGTACTGGCCCTTGttgagagatggcatgaggagacgagtagcttccacatgccgttcggggagatgactatcaccctggacgatgtgtctgctcttctccatcttcccacagggtcgaggttctacactCCGGGCAGAGGGGAGCGAGACGAGGTTGCAGCGCTCTGCGCCCAGCtcctgggaggatctgttgctgCTTATCTGGCTGAGTTTGAGTCGGCGGGTGGCCAGAACATTCGGTTcattactctgaagaccatgtacacgtctgctatggatg ggggacgctatgaggatgctgctaggatctggctggtgaaccagcttgcTGCCACCCTCGTTGCCAGTTCCTTCGTTGGTACCCAGGGAGTTGCCTTTTCTGCTATTCGAGGAGCCGCAGCTgcgggaggcagagctcgtggaggcagaccccgtggaggcggagctcgtggaggcagagctcgtggagagggTGATCCTGGAGAGGGTGTTCGTGGAGGTCGAGCTCGTGTACCCAGAGGTCGCAGGGGGCGGGGTCGGGGAGAGtga
- the LOC130720844 gene encoding uncharacterized protein LOC130720844, with protein sequence MHFGTTTSNRAEGAHASLKLMLRNSKGDLATSWNASHSLTTNRHTEIVASFERSMNKIDHLFKTPFYTNIRGFVSIKCLKLIDAELTRMRACGGRCDCLLRETHGLPCGCQLADYERIPYEAIHPFWKSLSWEHVPVADTGSSDICGLNHGEMHPEVEALTRYFHSLDTGGQSMVRRKLQAIYCPERSTLCTPELRIKFNRTPKLKESKQPKGRAIGSLTRDPSAFELTDKKIKEEKKSSHAYV encoded by the exons atgcattttggaacaacaacaagtaacag ggctgaaggtgcacatgccagcttgaagttgatgttgcggaacagtaagggtgacctggccacatcatggaatgcgtcgcatagtttgaccaccaatcgccacactgagatagtagcatcgtttgagcgcagtatgaataaaattgatcaccttttcaagacccctttctacacaaatattagGGGATTTGTGTCAATCAAATGCCTGAAACTCATTGATGCTGAACTGACAAGAATGCGAGCCTGCGGCGGCAGATGCGATTGcttattgagagagactcatggactaccttgcggttgtcaacttgcag attatgagaggattccgtacgaggccattcatccattctggaagagcctaagttgggagcatgtacctgttgcagatactggcagctcagatatttgcggactaaaccatggagagatgcacccagaagttgaggcactgacacgttatttccattctttggatactggagggcagagtatggtaaggaggaagcttcaagcgatATATTGTCCTGAAAGGAGTACACTATGTACTCCTGAGCTTCGGATAAAGTTCAACCGCACTCCTAAGTTGAAAGAGAGCAAACAACCCAAGGGtcgagcaataggatccttgactcgtgatccttcagcgtttgaacttacagacaagaagattaaagaggaaaagaagtcttcacatgcttatgtttaa